The nucleotide sequence tcaaaaatacactatcacccgttgctagggggcTGCTACGAACcttgtaaaataccaaatattgcTCGACTAATCAGAATGCAGAATTCTTCTTCTTTGGTTTATCACCAGCCGTCAATAGTGACGATTTTAGGTGAGTGATCGGCTCAGTGGCGTGGGGGAAGGGGTTATATACAGTGCATTTTTTTTCCTGGTGCTGGAATAGATAAAAGTtaacatgataaaaaatgaggtgtttatttgtgagtgggggcttcaagggctacgtttgtttatgtttgccttgaagccctccagtgtagtgtgttttgtactgttgccacagggaggagattccagtATGTGATGGTGTGTGGGAAAAAGGAGTACTTAAATGTATCCTTTGTGGCGGCGATGTGTCTGTATGCATAGGGATGTGTGTGTCTAGTGCGGGTGTCTACAGGTGTTAGGTATTGTTCTGGGTTGATGGCAACGAGATGGTGTGTGATTTTATATAGGAGGATGAGTCGTAATTGTAGACGGCGTGTTTGTAGTGTTGGCCATTggagtgtgtataacatgtctgaGACTGAAGAAGTGTTATGATATCTGTTTTTGTacatatcttgctgctctgcgttgagtttttttctatttgttgtatttggccAGTATTGTGTGGGTCCCAGATAGAGGAGCAGTACTCATGTTTGGGTCTAACAAGTGCTTTATATGCGTGTTCTTTAATGTGTGGTGAATTGATTGTGAGGTTTCGTTTTAGGAAACCTAGTGTTCTGTTTGCATTTGCGGTGATGTTGTTTATGTGTTTGTCCCATTGGAGGTTGTTTTGCAGTGTGAGGCCTAAGTATTTACTGTGTTTGACGTGTTCAAGTGAGTGGTTATGGAGAGTGTAGTTGTGGTGGATTTTATTGCGTTTGGTGGTAGTGGAGATGATGTTGCACTTGTCGGGGTGAAATTGCATTAGCCAGTCGTGTTCCCATTGTCCTGCATTGTCAAGGTCGTGTTGTAGTTtctgtgtgtcttcttgtttgtgtatggtcttgtaaatgatactATCGTCTGCGAAAAGTCTAAGGGTGCTGTGTTTCATGTATCCATGTAGGTCgttgatatatattaagaaaagtATGGGGCCCAGACAGGTTCCTTGAGGGACTCCGGATGTTACTGGtattttgtgtgagtgtttGCCCTCAAATATTACTGTCTGGGTGCGATGTGAAAGAAAATCTGTTATCCATGCATGTGTGTTACCTGTGATGCCGTAGTATTTGAGTTTGTACTGAAGGCGTTTTGTGTGGTACTTTGTCAAAGGCTTTTGCAAAGTCCATGATTATGATGTCTGTCTgcgtgttgttgttgtggttttGTGTGAGGTCGTGTATGAACGTGGCCAGTTGGGTTTCGCACGATCTGGAAGGTCTAAAGCCGTGTTGTTTGTCGTAAagtatgttgttgttttccaGATGTGACATGGTGGCGCTGGTGATTACATGCTCCATTAATTTGCATGTGATGCATGTGAGTGATATTGGTCTGTAGTTTGCGGGATTGTATTTGTCGCCTTTTTTGTAAATGGGATTGACATTTGCGTGTTTCCAGTCGTGGGGAAGTGTTCCTGTGGTGAGTgagcatgtaaatattttttgtaaggATTGGAGCTGTGATGTCTTTGAGTTCTTTCAATATTCTGCCATGAATGTTGTCGGGGCCAGTTGCTTTATGCGGGTTTATATTGTTCAGTAGTTTGTGTATGCCCTGTTGTGTTATGTGGATGTCTGGCATAATTGGGTGTGGTGAAGGTCCTTTGTCAGGTATGGTTGTATTCTGTTCTTGTGTGAAAGCAGACTGGAATTGTTGGTTTAAGATGTTGGCTTTGTCAGTTGTGTCCGTCAATAGATGTCCGTCTTTCCGTAGGGCTGTGATGTCAGAGTTCTCTTTCTTAGTTGTTTTTATGTACGAGAAAAGTTTTTTGGGATTGTGTTTTTTGTTAGGGTGTAAGGATCGAGGTTCGTCTATTGGTATGTCTGTTATCATTTTTTCTAGGTAGTTGAGGTATGCGtttctggtttgtttttgtagttctgattttgttgctttatatttatgtttgataTCTGGTTTGGATTTATACTGTTTGTGTAAGCGTTTGGATTTGTTTATGAGTTGGCGGATGGGGCGGGTTATCCAAGGGAGTTTGGATTTGTGTGTGATGTGCTTGGTGGGTATGTTTTTGTCTATGGATTTGTTTAGTGTTGTTTTGAAGGAGTGCCAGATCTCCTCTGTGTTGTCGTTTGAATGTTCGTCCAGTTGTGTATTTAATTGTTCAAGGTCAGTCTCTTTATGTTGTCCCAGTTGG is from Argopecten irradians isolate NY unplaced genomic scaffold, Ai_NY scaffold_0173, whole genome shotgun sequence and encodes:
- the LOC138311979 gene encoding uncharacterized protein, producing MKHSTLRLFADDSIIYKTIHKQEDTQKLQHDLDNAGQWEHDWLMQFHPDKCNIISTTTKRNKIHHNYTLHNHSLEHVKHSKYLGLTLQNNLQWDKHINNITANANRTLGFLKRNLTINSPHIKEHAYKALVRPKHEYCSSIWDPHNTGQIQQIEKNSTQSSKICTKTDIITLLQSQTCYTHSNGQHYKHAVYNYDSSSYIKSHTISLPSTQNNT